The Thermoanaerobaculia bacterium genome contains a region encoding:
- the lptB gene encoding LPS export ABC transporter ATP-binding protein, whose amino-acid sequence MKAAGPRLRATNLRKVYGGRTVVQDVSVEVAPGEIVGLLGPNGAGKTTTFYMVVGLAPPDGGKVMLGDDEITDLPMYLRAQRGISYLPQEPSVFRKLSSEDNLRAIFETLDLTHAEQERRIDRLIEEFRLQKVRKSMGYMLSGGERRRVEIARALVLSPSFILLDEPFAGIDPIAVLDIQGIIRHLRQMGIGILITDHNVRETLKITDRAYIINNGGILRAGTPLELSSDPQVRKIYLGEQFEL is encoded by the coding sequence ATGAAGGCGGCGGGACCGCGGCTCCGGGCGACCAACCTCCGCAAGGTCTATGGCGGGAGGACGGTCGTTCAGGACGTCTCCGTGGAGGTTGCGCCGGGGGAGATCGTCGGGCTCCTCGGACCGAACGGCGCCGGCAAGACGACGACCTTCTACATGGTGGTGGGCCTCGCGCCTCCGGACGGCGGCAAGGTCATGCTGGGAGACGACGAGATCACCGATCTGCCGATGTACCTGCGGGCGCAGCGGGGGATCAGCTACCTGCCGCAGGAGCCTTCGGTGTTCCGCAAACTCTCGTCCGAGGACAACCTGCGCGCGATCTTCGAGACCCTCGACCTCACGCATGCCGAACAGGAACGGCGCATCGACAGGCTGATCGAGGAGTTCCGGCTGCAGAAGGTCCGCAAGAGCATGGGCTACATGCTCTCGGGCGGCGAACGGCGCCGGGTGGAGATCGCCCGCGCGCTGGTGCTTTCGCCCTCGTTCATCCTCCTGGACGAACCGTTCGCCGGCATCGATCCGATTGCCGTCCTCGACATTCAAGGTATCATCCGCCACCTGAGACAGATGGGAATCGGCATCCTGATCACCGACCACAACGTCAGAGAGACCCTGAAGATCACCGACCGCGCCTACATCATCAACAACGGCGGAATTCTTCGCGCCGGCACGCCGCTCGAGCTGTCCTCCGATCCGCAGGTCCGCAAGATCTACCTCGGCGAGCAGTTCGAGCTCTAG
- the rpoN gene encoding RNA polymerase factor sigma-54, translating into MALEQKLSLKLSQRLVMTPSLQQAIKLLQMTRLELEAVVAQELEINPVLEEASEVEEEEEDGSPVELSPDEARDEVPAPEVIERQRLEQVAFEAYLDDASGDDGGSYGESENREAPPLENTLTREPDLYDHLLWQIHLSDFPPLEREIAELIVGNLNPDGFLAASLEEIHELASSGREQPLAMEQVRAVLEQVRRLDPPGIACENLRESLLLQLDLRGEPADSITRQVLADHWELFLRRQYATIARALGVTLADLEPVIEEIKTLQTRPGRKFTNDRTHYIEPDVHVIRVGDEYVIQLNDDGLPRLRISRSYRRMLKNLRQEGRQNDAQQFISEKMRSALWMIKSLDQRQRTIYKVATSIVRQQRDFLDHGLDHLRPMVLRDVAEDIGMHESTVSRVVSNKYMHTPRGLFPLKYFFHSGIDRDYGEDISSLTVKRKIRQLVESEDTRHPLSDSELMRILNREGIQIARRTVAKYRDELNVPSSSDRKRIF; encoded by the coding sequence ATGGCTCTCGAACAGAAACTCTCCCTCAAGCTCTCGCAGCGGCTGGTGATGACGCCGTCGCTGCAGCAGGCGATCAAGCTGCTGCAGATGACCCGCCTCGAGCTCGAGGCGGTCGTCGCCCAGGAGCTCGAGATCAACCCGGTCCTCGAGGAGGCCAGCGAGGTCGAAGAGGAGGAGGAGGACGGCTCGCCGGTCGAGCTCTCGCCCGACGAGGCCCGCGATGAGGTCCCGGCGCCCGAAGTGATCGAGCGCCAGCGCCTCGAGCAGGTGGCGTTCGAGGCCTATCTCGACGACGCCTCCGGTGACGACGGTGGCAGCTACGGCGAATCCGAGAATCGCGAGGCGCCGCCGCTCGAGAACACCCTGACGCGCGAGCCCGACCTCTACGACCACCTGCTCTGGCAGATCCATCTCTCGGACTTCCCGCCGCTCGAGCGCGAGATCGCCGAGCTCATCGTCGGCAACCTGAACCCGGACGGCTTCCTGGCCGCCTCGCTCGAGGAGATTCACGAGCTGGCGAGCTCGGGGCGCGAACAGCCGCTCGCCATGGAGCAGGTGCGCGCCGTCCTCGAACAGGTGCGGCGGCTCGATCCGCCGGGAATCGCCTGCGAGAACCTCCGCGAGAGCCTGCTCCTGCAGCTCGATCTGCGCGGCGAGCCGGCCGACTCGATCACACGCCAGGTGCTCGCGGACCACTGGGAGCTCTTCCTGCGCCGCCAGTACGCGACGATCGCGCGCGCCCTCGGGGTCACCCTGGCCGACCTGGAGCCGGTCATCGAGGAGATCAAGACCCTCCAGACACGGCCGGGCCGCAAGTTCACCAACGATCGCACGCACTACATCGAGCCCGACGTCCACGTCATCCGGGTGGGAGACGAATACGTCATTCAGCTGAACGACGACGGCCTGCCGCGGCTGCGGATCTCGAGGTCCTACCGCAGGATGCTGAAGAATCTCCGGCAGGAGGGCCGCCAGAACGACGCCCAGCAGTTCATCTCCGAGAAGATGCGCTCGGCGCTCTGGATGATCAAGAGTCTCGACCAGCGGCAACGCACGATCTACAAGGTCGCGACCTCGATCGTCCGCCAGCAGCGCGACTTCCTCGACCACGGCCTGGATCACCTCCGGCCGATGGTGCTGCGCGACGTCGCCGAAGACATCGGCATGCACGAGTCCACGGTGAGCCGGGTGGTGTCGAACAAGTACATGCATACGCCGCGCGGTCTCTTCCCGCTCAAGTACTTCTTTCACAGCGGCATCGACCGGGACTACGGCGAGGATATTTCGTCGCTCACCGTGAAGCGCAAGATCCGGCAGCTGGTCGAGTCGGAGGACACGCGGCATCCGCTCTCCGACAGCGAGCTGATGCGCATCCTCAACCGCGAAGGCATCCAGATTGCCCGGCGGACCGTGGCCAAGTACAGGGACGAGCTGAACGTGCCTTCATCCTCGGATCGCAAACGCATCTTCTGA